A single window of bacterium DNA harbors:
- the fliI gene encoding flagellar protein export ATPase FliI, giving the protein MPPSLSTDTTERPLGRCFRALDHCEDIVLNGKVNQVVGLVIESIGPSVSMGQICRIRSREDGREDKAEVVGFKDNKVLLMPLGSMQGIAPGCEVVGDRSMFTVPAGQKLLGRVLDGLGNPIDGLGPLELADSAPVYREPPSPMARARIKEPIATGIRTIDSLLTCGKGQRVGIFAGSGVGKSVLLGMIARNTAADVNVIALIGERGREVRDFIERDLGEAGLKRSVVIVATSDRPALVRLKGAFVATAIAEYFRDRGEDVMLLMDSVTRMAMAQREIGLAVGEPPTTKGYTPSVFAMMPKLLERAGKLERGSITGLYTVLVDQDDMDEPIADAMRSILDGHIVLSRRLASMNHYPAIDVLPSISRVMTDVVPREHRTKAQAILETLAVYREAEDLINIGAYQPGSNPRIDRALRVIDAVNAFLRQDINEHTDWPQTLEQLDQLYARIQQAGQAVSAEAQAAQNAAGAGRAYRAS; this is encoded by the coding sequence ATGCCGCCGTCTCTGAGCACTGATACGACTGAAAGGCCTCTGGGCCGCTGTTTCCGCGCCCTGGACCACTGCGAGGACATAGTCCTCAACGGCAAGGTCAACCAGGTGGTAGGTCTGGTGATCGAGTCCATCGGGCCCTCGGTCTCCATGGGACAGATCTGCCGTATCCGCAGCCGGGAGGATGGCCGCGAGGACAAGGCCGAGGTGGTGGGGTTCAAGGATAACAAAGTTCTGCTGATGCCGCTGGGCAGCATGCAGGGGATAGCGCCTGGCTGCGAGGTGGTGGGCGACCGCTCGATGTTCACGGTGCCGGCTGGGCAGAAGCTGCTCGGACGGGTGCTGGACGGTCTGGGCAACCCGATCGACGGGCTGGGGCCCCTGGAACTGGCCGATTCGGCGCCGGTCTACCGCGAGCCGCCCAGCCCGATGGCCCGCGCCCGGATCAAGGAACCCATCGCCACCGGCATCCGCACCATAGACAGCCTGCTCACCTGCGGCAAGGGCCAGCGCGTGGGCATTTTCGCCGGCAGCGGCGTGGGCAAATCGGTCCTGCTGGGCATGATCGCCCGTAACACCGCCGCGGATGTGAACGTGATCGCCCTGATCGGCGAGCGCGGCCGCGAGGTGCGCGACTTTATCGAACGTGACCTGGGCGAGGCTGGCCTCAAGCGTTCGGTGGTCATCGTGGCCACCTCCGACCGCCCGGCCCTGGTGCGCCTCAAGGGCGCCTTTGTCGCCACCGCTATCGCCGAATATTTCCGCGACCGGGGCGAGGACGTGATGCTGCTGATGGATTCGGTCACCCGCATGGCCATGGCCCAGCGCGAGATCGGCCTGGCCGTGGGCGAGCCGCCCACCACCAAGGGCTACACGCCCTCGGTGTTCGCCATGATGCCCAAGTTGCTGGAACGGGCGGGCAAGCTGGAGCGGGGGAGCATCACCGGCCTCTACACCGTGCTGGTGGACCAGGACGACATGGACGAGCCCATCGCCGACGCCATGCGCTCGATCCTGGACGGGCACATCGTCCTGAGCCGCCGTCTGGCCTCGATGAACCACTATCCGGCTATCGATGTCCTGCCCTCGATCAGCCGCGTGATGACCGACGTGGTGCCGCGCGAGCACCGCACCAAGGCCCAGGCCATCCTGGAGACCCTGGCGGTCTACCGCGAGGCCGAGGACCTGATCAACATCGGGGCCTACCAGCCCGGGTCGAACCCGCGCATCGACCGCGCCCTGCGCGTGATAGACGCGGTGAACGCGTTCCTGCGCCAGGACATCAACGAGCACACCGACTGGCCCCAGACTCTGGAGCAGTTGGATCAGCTCTACGCACGCATCCAGCAGGCCGGCCAGGCGGTATCCGCCGAGGCCCAGGCCGCGCAGAACGCCGCCGGAGCCGGACGGGCCTACCGGGCCTCCTGA
- the fliJ gene encoding flagellar export protein FliJ, whose amino-acid sequence MKQFQFRLQKVMETTMTREEVQKRELAEAFGRLRRCEEELEAMLERLEQQIAEFESAADRTHAVRVSELMNYSGWTEVLAGEIRAQRVRIEKQNEEVRLHRERLLEITRDKKVLEKLKDKKYAEFKKKLRNMEQKFMDELSVRSFHNGNGIMQ is encoded by the coding sequence ATGAAGCAGTTCCAGTTCCGCCTGCAGAAAGTGATGGAAACGACCATGACCCGCGAGGAAGTGCAGAAGCGGGAGCTGGCCGAGGCGTTCGGCCGGCTGCGCAGGTGCGAGGAGGAACTGGAGGCCATGCTCGAGCGCCTGGAGCAGCAGATCGCCGAGTTCGAGTCCGCGGCCGACCGGACTCACGCGGTGCGGGTCTCCGAGCTGATGAACTACAGCGGCTGGACCGAGGTCCTGGCCGGCGAGATTCGCGCGCAGCGGGTGCGTATCGAGAAACAGAACGAGGAGGTCCGTCTGCACCGCGAGCGCCTGCTCGAAATTACCCGTGACAAGAAGGTGCTTGAAAAACTGAAAGATAAAAAGTATGCTGAATTCAAGAAGAAACTGCGCAACATGGAACAGAAGTTCATGGACGAGCTGAGCGT